The following are encoded in a window of Numida meleagris isolate 19003 breed g44 Domestic line chromosome 9, NumMel1.0, whole genome shotgun sequence genomic DNA:
- the LOC110403957 gene encoding neuronal acetylcholine receptor subunit alpha-7 isoform X1, whose amino-acid sequence MGLRALTLWLLAAAGLVRESLQGEFQRKLYKELLKNYNPLERPVANDSQPLTVYFTLSLMQIMDVDEKNQVLTTNIWLQMYWTDHYLQWNVSEYPGVKNVRFPDGLIWKPDILLYNSADERFDATFHTNVLVNSSGHCQYLPPGIFKSSCYIDVRWFPFDVQKCNLKFGSWTYGGWSLDLQMQEADISGYISNGEWDLVGVPGKRTESFYECCKEPYPDITFTVTMRRRTLYYGLNLLIPCVLISALALLVFLLPADSGEKISLGITVLLSLTVFMLLVAEIMPATSDSVPLIAQYFASTMIIVGLSVVVTVIVLQYHHHDPDGGKMPKWTRVILLNWCAWFLRMKRPGEDKVRPACQHKQRRCSLSSVEMNAVSGQQCSNGNMLYIGFRGLDGVHCTPTTDSGVICGRMTCSPTEEENLLHSGHPSEGDPDLAKILEEVRYIANRFRDQDEEEAICNEWKFAASVVDRLCLMAFSVFTIICTIGILMSAPNFVEAVSKDFA is encoded by the exons AGTCCCTGCAAGGAGAGTTCCAAAGGAAGCTGTACAAGGAGCTGCTGAAGAATTACAACCCTCTGGAACGGCCAGTTGCGAATGACTCCCAGCCGCTCACTGTCTATTTCACACTCAGCCTCATGCAGATCATGGATGTG gATGAAAAGAATCAAGTATTAACAACGAACATCTGGCTACAAATG TACTGGACAGATCATTACTTACAGTGGAATGTGTCTGAATACCCTGGAGTGAAGAACGTCCGTTTTCCTGATGGACTGATTTGGAAGCCAGATATTCTTCTCTATAACAG TGCTGATGAAAGATTTGATGCTACATTTCACACTAATGTTTTAGTCAATTCTTCAGGGCATTGCCAATATCTGCCACCAG GCATATTTAAAAGCTCATGCTACATAGACGTGCGTTGGTTTCCATTTGATGTTCAGAAGTGTAACCTGAAGTTTGGGTCTTGGACATACGGAGGCTGGTCCTTAGACTTACAAATGCAAGAAGCAGATATATCTGGCTATATTTCAAATGGAGAGTGGGATTTAGTAG GAGTTCCTGGGAAGAGAACTGAGAGCTTTTATGAGTGTTGTAAAGAACCTTACCCAGATATAACATTCACAGTAACTATGAGACGCAGGACTCTCTATTATGGACTCAACCTTCTTATTCCTTGTGTACTGATATCAGCACTTGCCTTATTAGtctttctgcttccagcagaCTCAGGAGAAAAGATCTCACTAG GTATAACAGTTTTATTGTCTCTCACTGTCTTCATGTTACTTGTGGCTGAAATTATGCCAGCAACATCTGATTCTGTCCCCTTAATTG ctcAGTATTTTGCCAGCACCATGATTATTGTTGGCCTCTCTGTTGTTGTCACTGTTATCGTTCTACAATACCATCATCATGATCCAGATGGAGGGAAAATGCCTAAATGG ACAAGAGTCATCCTTCTGAATTGGTGTGCTTGGTTTCTGAGGATGAAGAGACCAGGGGAAGATAAAGTGCGTCCCGCCTGTCAACATAAACAGCGTCGATGTAGCCTGTCAAGCGTGGAGATGAACGCTGTGAGTGGCCAGCAATGCAGTAATGGGAATATGCTGTATATTGGGTTTCGAGGGCTGGATGGGGTTCACTGCACACCCACCACTGATTCAGGGGTGATCTGTGGGAGGATGACCTGTTCACCAACGGAGGAAGAAAATCTTCTGCACAGCGGCCACCCCTCTGAAGGCGACCCAGATTTGGCTAAGATCCTGGAAGAGGTCAGATACATTGCAAACAGGTTCAGAGACCAGGATGAAGAGGAAGCCATTTGCAACGAATGGAAGTTTGCAGCCTCTGTAGTAGATCGGCTCTGCTTGATGGCATTTTCAGTCTTCACCATCATTTGTACAATTGGTATCTTAATGTCAGCACCAAATTTTGTAGAGGCTGTCTCTAAAGATTTTGCTTAA
- the LOC110403957 gene encoding neuronal acetylcholine receptor subunit alpha-7 isoform X2, whose amino-acid sequence MYWTDHYLQWNVSEYPGVKNVRFPDGLIWKPDILLYNSADERFDATFHTNVLVNSSGHCQYLPPGIFKSSCYIDVRWFPFDVQKCNLKFGSWTYGGWSLDLQMQEADISGYISNGEWDLVGVPGKRTESFYECCKEPYPDITFTVTMRRRTLYYGLNLLIPCVLISALALLVFLLPADSGEKISLGITVLLSLTVFMLLVAEIMPATSDSVPLIAQYFASTMIIVGLSVVVTVIVLQYHHHDPDGGKMPKWTRVILLNWCAWFLRMKRPGEDKVRPACQHKQRRCSLSSVEMNAVSGQQCSNGNMLYIGFRGLDGVHCTPTTDSGVICGRMTCSPTEEENLLHSGHPSEGDPDLAKILEEVRYIANRFRDQDEEEAICNEWKFAASVVDRLCLMAFSVFTIICTIGILMSAPNFVEAVSKDFA is encoded by the exons ATG TACTGGACAGATCATTACTTACAGTGGAATGTGTCTGAATACCCTGGAGTGAAGAACGTCCGTTTTCCTGATGGACTGATTTGGAAGCCAGATATTCTTCTCTATAACAG TGCTGATGAAAGATTTGATGCTACATTTCACACTAATGTTTTAGTCAATTCTTCAGGGCATTGCCAATATCTGCCACCAG GCATATTTAAAAGCTCATGCTACATAGACGTGCGTTGGTTTCCATTTGATGTTCAGAAGTGTAACCTGAAGTTTGGGTCTTGGACATACGGAGGCTGGTCCTTAGACTTACAAATGCAAGAAGCAGATATATCTGGCTATATTTCAAATGGAGAGTGGGATTTAGTAG GAGTTCCTGGGAAGAGAACTGAGAGCTTTTATGAGTGTTGTAAAGAACCTTACCCAGATATAACATTCACAGTAACTATGAGACGCAGGACTCTCTATTATGGACTCAACCTTCTTATTCCTTGTGTACTGATATCAGCACTTGCCTTATTAGtctttctgcttccagcagaCTCAGGAGAAAAGATCTCACTAG GTATAACAGTTTTATTGTCTCTCACTGTCTTCATGTTACTTGTGGCTGAAATTATGCCAGCAACATCTGATTCTGTCCCCTTAATTG ctcAGTATTTTGCCAGCACCATGATTATTGTTGGCCTCTCTGTTGTTGTCACTGTTATCGTTCTACAATACCATCATCATGATCCAGATGGAGGGAAAATGCCTAAATGG ACAAGAGTCATCCTTCTGAATTGGTGTGCTTGGTTTCTGAGGATGAAGAGACCAGGGGAAGATAAAGTGCGTCCCGCCTGTCAACATAAACAGCGTCGATGTAGCCTGTCAAGCGTGGAGATGAACGCTGTGAGTGGCCAGCAATGCAGTAATGGGAATATGCTGTATATTGGGTTTCGAGGGCTGGATGGGGTTCACTGCACACCCACCACTGATTCAGGGGTGATCTGTGGGAGGATGACCTGTTCACCAACGGAGGAAGAAAATCTTCTGCACAGCGGCCACCCCTCTGAAGGCGACCCAGATTTGGCTAAGATCCTGGAAGAGGTCAGATACATTGCAAACAGGTTCAGAGACCAGGATGAAGAGGAAGCCATTTGCAACGAATGGAAGTTTGCAGCCTCTGTAGTAGATCGGCTCTGCTTGATGGCATTTTCAGTCTTCACCATCATTTGTACAATTGGTATCTTAATGTCAGCACCAAATTTTGTAGAGGCTGTCTCTAAAGATTTTGCTTAA